Proteins encoded in a region of the Phaenicophaeus curvirostris isolate KB17595 chromosome 1, BPBGC_Pcur_1.0, whole genome shotgun sequence genome:
- the CLDN34 gene encoding claudin-34 encodes MNSLVSTSHLQLAAFALGTVGWILCTISMGLVEWRVWHVNNTTVISSGIAWVGIWKVCFITYLHVSPGYKEQFCHKFSGYESSIPHEIYAAQGLLLIAMFLGLLGVTATIFALRKIYMGIIHKTLITRFFLVAGFFYILAGLCVLIPVSWNFYSVTHNQSIAFPPAYYMPSSPAAQEAGAAIPIGIVAVILLLLSGTFSLSYRFSVTANTTTKS; translated from the coding sequence atGAATTCCCTGGTCAGCACCTCACACCTCCAGCTAGCTGCCTTTGCTCTGGGTACGGTAGGCTGGATCCTGTGCACCATTTCAATGGGACTTGTGGAATGGAGAGTGTGGCATGTGAACAACACCACCGTCATATCCTCCGGTATTGCCTGGGTGGGGATTTGGAAAGTCTGCTTCATCACTTATCTTCACGTCTCACCTGGCTATAAAGAACAGTTCTGCCATAAATTCAGTGGCTACGAATCCTCCATCCCCCACGAAATTTACGCTGCTCAGGGTCTCCTGTTGATCGCCATGTTCTTGGGCTTGCTGGGAGTGACTGCCACAATATTTGCTCTGAGAAAGATTTATATGGGAATCATTCATAAAACTCTTATTACCCGTTTCTTCCTGGTGGCTGGTTTCTTCTACATATTGGCTGGTCTGTGTGTCCTGATTCCCGTGAGCTGGAATTTCTATTCTGTAACACATAACCAGAGCATCGCTTTTCCTCCTGCTTACTACAtgccctccagcccagcagcacaggAAGCTGGGGCTGCCATTCCTATTGGAATTGTAGCTGTCATCCTCCTGCTGTTAAGTGGGACTTTTTCTCTCTCATACAGATTTTCTGTGACTGCAAACACTACCACGAAATCCTGA